From the genome of Streptomyces sp. V2I9:
CCAGGAACGCCAGGGACTTGGGCACCCGGACGATGAGGACGTCGATCCGGCCGGGCGGGGTGTCGCGCGAGGACAGCAGCCGCACCGCGTCCTGGTCGAGACCGTTGCGGGCCAGGTTGGCGAGGGTGGCTCGCCGGGCCAGGTAGGAGTCGCTGATCTGCACCGGCCGGTGCGCGGCCAGCGCGGTGGTGAGCGCTCCCCACCGGTCCCCCACGACGGCGACCGTCCCCGAGAGGTCGACCGGGCCCGCCTCCGGGTCCGTGAGCTGCCGGAGCAGATAGTCGTCGGCGGCGTCCCAGGCTCGGAACGGGTCGCGCGGGTGTTCGGGGAAGCGGGCGAGTTCGAATGTGCCCTGCGAGGTCGTCAAACGGTTCATATGGCACTCAGGCTAGCCGAGGCGGCCGGGGGCGCCCCACACGCTCCCCGGCCGCTCGGCCGCCGTCACCCCGGCGTACGGCTCCGCGCACCCGTCCGCCGGGTGGCCCAGGGGCCCGCAGGCCGTCAGGGAAGTTGTCTGTCCAGGGCCGATCGCCCTTCGTCGGCCAGCTTGCGCCGGGCCCATTCCAGGTTCTCCGGCGTCAGGTCCCGCCCGGAGGCGAGCACCAGATCCTCCGGGCTCGGCCGGTCGCTCGCGCCCGTGTGCAGGAGCCGGTCGGGCGTGACGCCGTCCGGTCCGGCCAGGGCCTCGGATACGGTTTCGGGCTCTTCGCTCATGCCGCCTCCTCGTCCTTGCGGCAATTCTCGCCCCCCTGCGGCCCACCCGCATCCGAGGAGGAAGCGTCCGTTACCCGAGAGAGTGAATCAGTCCTTGCGAGCACCGGGGAGTGGGCAGGAGAGGGAAGCCATTGCCCCCACCTTCCGAGGCGGTGCCCATGATCCACGGCGTCGATGTCAGCGCCTACCAGCCCTCCTACGACACGGACGGTGTCGACTTCGTCCTCATCAAGTCCACCGAGGGCCGCACCTATGTCAACCCACGCCTGGACGCGCAGGTCAAGCGGGCGCGGGACGCCGAGTGCGTCGTCGGCTTCTACCACTTCCTCTGGCCGGGGAACGTGCCGGAGCAGGTGGACTTCTTCCTGAACAGGACGCCCGAGAAGGCGGGCGATCTGCTCGCGGTCGACTGGGAGCAGACCGGCGGCGGGACGCGGGCGAGCAACGCGGAGAAGGACCGTTTCATCAAGGCGGTGAAGGAGGAGCGCCCCGACCACCGGGTCCTGCTGTACTGCAATCGCGCGTTCTGGCTGAACCACGACGCCACCGACTACGCCGGGGACGGGCTGTGGATCGCCGACTACGTCTCCGCGGGCAAGCCCCGCATCGAGGCGGACTGGCGCATCCACCAGTACACCGACGACCCGCTCGACAGGAACGTGGCCGACTTCGACTCCGTGAGGGCGCTGCGCGACTGGGCCGCCGGGTAGCCGTCCGCCCGGACCCCGACCGTCCCGTAGCGGCTCCGCCGCCCGCGGGACGGTCCGCTCCGGAGGGGTCCCACCCTCCAGACTTGACCTGCACATGATAAGTACACCGTGTTCACACGTGCGGCACGGTGCCTGTGGAAGGCTCCCGGCTGACCACCTACCGCACGGCCGCCGCCCGAACACCCCCGCACCCGGGGCAACTTCGGCGCGGTGTCCGCGTTCAGGAGAGGACACCCCCCATGTCCCGTCGTCTCTCGTTCTACGCGCGTCCACTCATGGCCGCGGCGGCCGCCGTGACCGTCCTGTCGGGCACCGCCGCCGCAGCCCCCGTGGACACCCCGCCCGACCGTCGCACCACCATCACGGCGGCCCTCGACGACACGTACTACCAGGACGCCGTCGGCAAGTCCGGCGCCGAACTCAAGGCCGCCCTGCACACGATCATCAGCGACCAGACCAAACTCTCCTACAGCCAGGTGTGGGACGCCCTCAAGGCCACCGACGAGGACCCCGCCAACCCCTCCAACGTCATCCTGCTGTACACCGGACGCTCCCAGTCCAAGAACGACAACGGCGGCAACTCGGGCCAGTGGAACCGGGAGCACGTCTGGGCCAAGTCGCACGGCGACTTCGGCACGGCCACGGGTCCGGGCACCGACGTGCACCACCTGCGGCCCACCGACGTCCAGGTCAACTCCACCCGCGGCAACAAGGACTTCGACAACGGCGGGAGCAAACTGGGCGACGCGCCGGGCAACTTCACCGACGGCGACTCCTTCGAGCCGCGCGACGAGGTCAAGGGCGACGTCGCCCGCATGATCCTCTACATGGCGGTCCGGTACGAGGGGAACGACTCCTTCGCCGATCTCGAACCCAACGACCAGGTGAACAACGGGTCCGCACCGAAGATGGGCAGGCTCTCCGTCCTCCGGCAGTGGAGCCAGGAGGACCCGCCGGACACCTTCGAGAAGCGCCGCAACGACGTCATATTCGAGCGGTTCCAGCACAACCGGAACCCGTTCGTGGACCACCCCGAGTGGGTCGGCGCCATCTGGCGGTGACGGGTTTCAGCCCTCCCCGGCCAGGGTCCGCGCGCAGTCTTCCACGGCGTCCTCACGGGTGGCGTGGTGCGGCAGGTCCTGGCCGGTCCGCTCCCGCACCGCGTCGATCGGACCGAGCAGGTCCTTCGGGTCGACGACCGCCGCGTACCGCCCGTCGGCGGTGAGCCGGGCGAGCCCGGTGTGCAGCATCGCCAGCGCCACGGAGTCGACGGACGTGACATCGCGCAGGTCGAGCACGACCGGGCCGCCGTCCGGCCCCGACTCGTCCAGGGCGTACAGCACGCGCTCGGCGGCCGTGAAGTCGATGGCTCCCTGGGCGACGACGACGCCGACCCGCTCGCGCAGGCTCCGCTCCCGCTCCCCCGAGGGTGCCGAGGGCAGGTCGTCGGCGGTCGTGACGAGGGTGACGGTGGAGCCCGGCAGCGCGGGGTTGAGCATGAGGTGGAGGCCGTACCGCCGCGACATCGCCTCCAGTGCGGCATGGCCGCGTACCGAGCCACCGGTGGCGTCCAGCGGCGGGCTGTACGTCGCCACCCCGAAGCGGGCCGGGCCCACCGCGATGAGCCCGCCGGAGACCCCGCTCTTGGCGGGCAGCCCCACGCGCAGGAGCCAGTCGCCGGAACCGTCGTACATGCCGCAGGTCGCCATGACGGCGAGGACCCGGGCGGCGACCTCGGCGGAGACCACCCGCTCACGGGTCACGGGGTTCACCCCGCCGTAGGCGAGCGTCGCGGCCATCGTGGCGAGGTCGAGAGCGGTGACGCGGATCGCGCACTGCCGGAAGTAGCGGTCGACCGCCAGGACCGGGTCGACGGGCAGGGTACCGGTGGAGCGGATCAGGTAGGCCAGCGCCCGGTTGCGGTCGCCGGTCGCCGATTCGGAGCGGAACACCTGCTCGTCCACGTCCAGTTCGTGTCCGGCGAAGCGGCCGAGGCAGTGCCGGACACGGTCGAAGGCGGGTTCGCCGGGGGCGTCGGGGATCAGGGCCGTGGTGACGATCGCGCCGGCGTTGACCATGGCGTTGGCGGGTCTGCCCGTACCGGGTTCGAGACTGATGGCGTTGAACGCCTCACCGCTCGGCTCGGCACCCACCCAGCGGCTGACCTCGTCGAGACCGAGGGTGGAGAGCGCGAGGGCGTAGACGAACGGCTTGGAGACGGACTGGATGGTGAAGGGGACCTCCGCCTCGCCCGCGCTGTAGCGGTGCCCGTCCATGCTGACCAGGGCCAGCCCGAAGGCGTCCGGGTCCGCGAGGGCGAGCTGGGGGATGTAGTCGGCCGGCTTCCCCTCCCTCACCGGGGCGAACCGGTCGCGCAGGCTGTGGAGCGAGTCGGTCACCGCGTCGGCGGCGCTCATGGGGCGGTCCCCGCCGGACGGGTCCGGGCGCGGCTCACGCGGCCTCGTCCCCGAAGGCGCCGCCGCGCCGCGCCCCACGCACTTTCGGCGCGGTCGTCGTGGTCTTCCCCACCGTGGGCGTGAACATCGCGCATCCTCCCGGACCTCAGAGAGACAACTCGCTCATCCTAGGACCAGAAGACATGAATCGACCTGTCGATGATGGCGGGCTCGTCCGGTCGGGCGGGGCGGAGACCGGTGGCGGTGGAGCCACGCACGACACCGGTCCGCCCGTCAGCCCAGGCGGCGGACCGGCCGGCCGTCGAGAAAGGCCCTGATGTTCTCCACGGCCTGGCCGTAGTACGTCTCGTAGTTGGCGCGCGACACATAGCCGAGATGCGGGGTGGCCAGCAGGCCCGGCGCGGTACGCACCGGGTCGCCCTCGGGGAGCGGCTCGGTGTCGAACACGTCGGTCGCGGCCCCGGCGATCACCCCGTCGCGCAGGGCGGCCAACAGGGCGTCCGTGTCGACGATGGCCGCCCTGGACGTGTTGACCAGGTACGCGGTCGGGCGCATCCGGGCGAGTTCGGGCGCGCCGATCAGGCCGCGGGTCCGCTCGCCGAGCGCCAGATGGACGGAGACGAAGTCGCTCGCGGCCAGCAGCTCGTCCCGCGAGGAGGCGAGCCTCGCCCCCACCTCGTCGGCCCGCTCCCGAGTGAGGTTCTGACTCCAGGCCAGTACTTCCATGCCGAAGGCCAGGCCCACCCGCGCCACCCGGCCGCCGATCTTCCCGAGCCCCAGCAGGCCGAGCGTCCGCCCGTGCAGATCGGCCCCGAGCGTGGACTGCCAGGGCCCGCCCGTGCGCAGGGCCTCGGCCTCGGGGACGATGCCGCGGGCGAGACCGAGCAGCAGCGCCCAGGTCAGCTCGACGGGCGGGGTGGAGGAGCTGGCGGTGCCGCAGACGACGACGTCGTGCCGCCGCGCGGCATCGAAGTCGATGACGGAGTTGCGCATGCCGGAGGCGACGAGCAGTCTCAGCCGGGGCAGCCGGGCGAACAGTTCGGCCGGGAACGGCACCCGTTCGCGGAGGGTCACCACGATGTCGAAGCCGGCGAGGGCGGCGGCTGCCTCGTCCACCGTGGCGAGGTGCTCGGTGAAGGTGACGACCTCGACGTCGTCCTTCACGGGCGACCAGTCGACGACGGTGGTGGCCACGGACTGGAAGTCCTCGATGACGGCGCAGCGCAGCTTCATGACAGCCTCTCTCCGGCCGGGCAGGGTCGCCGCCATGATCGCTCATCTCCCCCCTCGCCCCGTACGGGCCCCGGTGAAAGGCCGCGTCAGCCGCCCCACTTCCATCCCGCGACCTCCGGCAGGTCCGTGCCGTGCTCGCGGATCCAGGCGTGGTGGCGGGTGCGGGCGTCCGCCATCTCCTGGCGCAGCGCGACGGCGCGGACGCCGAGGCCGGGCACCCGGTCGATGACGTCCATGACCAGCCGGTAGCGGTCGAGGTCGTTGCGGACCACCATGTCGAACGGGGTGGTCGTGGTGCCTTCCTCCTTGTAGCCGCGCACATGGAGGTGTGCGTGGCCGGCACGGCGGTAGGCGAGGCGGTGGATGAGCCACGGGTAGCCGTGGTACGCGAAGACGACCGGCCGCTCGCGGGTGAACAGGGCGTCGTACTCGGAGTCCGGCATGCCGTGCGGGTGTTCCGTGTCGGGCATCAGCCGGGCGATGTCGACGACGTTGACCACCCGGACGGCCAGCTCCGGCAGACGGCGGCGGAGCAGGTCGGCGGCGGCCAGGGTCTCCTGGGTGGGCACGTCCCCGGCGCAGGCGAGGACCACGTCCGGCTCCCGGTCGCCGTCCTCGGTGCCGGCCCACTCCCAGGCCCCGGCGCCGCGCGCGCAGTGGGCGCGGGCCTCGTCCATGGTGAGCCAGTCGAAGGTGGGCTGCTTCCCGGCGACGATCACGTTGACGTAGTCCCGGCTGCGCAGCGCGTGGTCGGCCACCGAGAGCAGGGTGTTGGCGTCCGGCGGGAGGTAGACGCGGACGACCTCGGGGCTCTTGTTGAGGACGTGGTCGACGAAGCCGGGGTCCTGGTGCGAGAAGCCGTTGTGGTCCTGGCGCCAGACGTGCGAGGTCAGCAGGTAGTTGAGGGAGGCGATGGGGCGCCGCCAGGGCAGCCGCCGCGAGGTCCGCAGCCATTTGATGTGCTGGTTGACCATGGAGTCGACGATGTGGGCGAACGCCTCGTAGCAGGAGAAGAGTCCGTGCCGCCCGGTGAGGAGGTAGCCCTCCAGCCAGCCCTGGCAGAGGTGTTCGGAGAGGACCTCCATCACCCTGCCGTCGTGGGCGAGGTGTTCGTCGGTGGGCAGGGTGCCGGCCTGCCATGCCTTGCCGGTGGCCCGGTAGAGGGCGTCGAGCCGGTTGGACGCGGTCTCGTCGGGGCCGACCACGCGGAAGTCCCTGCGCCCGGCCGTGGCGGCCATGACGCTCTCCAGGAGACCGCCGAGCACCTTCGTCGGCTCGTGGAGGTCTGCGCCGGGCTTCTCGACGCGTACGGCGTGGTCCGCGAGGTCGGGCAGCGGGAGGTCGCGCAGCAGCAGCCCTCCGTTGGCGTACGGGGTGGAGCCGAGGCGGGCCTCGCCCTCGGGCACGCAGGCGAGGACCGGTGCGGTGGGACGGCCATCGGCGTCGAACAGCTCCTCGGGCCGGTAGGAGCGCATCCAGACTTCCAGCTGCCGCAGGTGCTCCGGGTTGTCGCGGACGCCGGAGAGCGGGACCTGGTGGGAGCGCCAGGTGTTCTCGACCGGGAGCCCGTCGACCTCCTTCGGCCCGGTCCAGCCCTTGGGGGTGCGCAGGACGATCAGGGGCCGGCGGGGGCGTTCGGTGACGCCGTCCTCGCGGGCCGCCCGCCGGTACGCGTCGATGCGGTCCAGGGCGGTGTCCAGGGCGGCGGCCAGGGCGCGGTGGACGGCGGCCGGGTCATCGCCGGTGACGAACAGTGGGTCGTGCCCGTAGCCGCGCAGCAGCTGGTCCAGCTCCCCCTCGGGGATGCGGGCCAGGACCGTCGGGTTGGCGATCTTGTAGCCGTTGAGGTGGAGGATCGGCAGGACGGCCCCGTCGTGGACGGGGTCGAGGAACTTGTTGGCGTGCCAGGAGGCGGCGAGCGGCCCGGTCTCCGCCTCGCCGTCGCCGATCACGCAGGCCACCACCAGGTCCGGATGGTCGAAGGCGGCCCCGTAGGCATGGGCGAGGGCGTAGCCGAGTTCGCCGCCCTCGTGGATGGAACCGGGGGTCTCGGGGGCGACGTGGCTGGGCACGCCGCCGGGGAAGGAGAACTGCTGGAACAGCCGTCCCATGCCCTCGGCGTCCCGGCCGACGTCCGGGTAGGTGGCGGAGTAGCTGCCCTCCAGCCAGGAGTTGGCGAGGACGGCGGGTCCGCCGTGGCCGGGCCCCCAGACGCACAGGGCGCTCAGATCACGGGCCTTGATCACCCGGTTGAGGTGGGTGTGGACGAGGTTGAGCCCCGGTGAGGTGCCCCAGTGTCCGAGCAGCCGCGGCTTGATGTCCTCGGGGACGAGCGGCCGGGTCAGCAGGGGATTGTCCATCAGGTAGATCTGGCCGACGGCGAGGTAGTTGGCCGCGCGCCAGTGCGCGTCGAGCGCGGCGATGTCGTCGTCGGTGAGGGTGGTGGGTGCGGAAGGGGGCGGGGTGTCGCTCACGGAGCTGGTCTCCTCGTCGGCTGACGGCGCACGGGCGGTCGGGGCGGGCTCAGGACGCCTCGGGCCCGTACCAGAGCGTGGTGACGTTGCAGAACTCGCGGATGCCGTGCCCGGCCAGCTCACGCCCGTGACCGGAGCGCTTGATCCCGCCGAAGGGCAGCGCGGGGTGCGAGGCGGTCATCCCGTTGAAGAAGACGCCGCCGGCCTCCAGGTCGCGGGCGCAGCGCTCCTGTTCGCCCGCGTCGCGGGTCCAGAACGTTGGAGCTGAGGCCGAAGGGGGTGTCGTTGGCCAGGTGGATCGCCTCGTCGAGGTCGGCGACCCGGTAGAGGGTGGCGACCGGGCCGAAGGCCTCCTCGCGGTGGATGCGCATGGCGGTGGTGATGCCGGCGAGCACGGTGGGCTCGTAGAACCAGCCGTTCTCCAGGCCGCCGCCGAGCTTGTCGGGCCGGCGTCCGCCGCACAGCACCCGCGCGCCCCGTTCGACGGCGTCGTCGACGAGTTCCTCCAGGTCGGTGCGGCCCTGTTCGGTGGAGAGCGGGCCGATGTCGGTGCCCTCCTCCTGCGGGTCGCCGACGGTCAGGGCCCGCATGCCCTCGGCGAACCGTTCGGCGAACGCGTCGTACACGTCGGCGTGGACGATGAACCGCTTGGCGGCGATGCAGGACTGGCCGTTGTTCTGGACGCGTGCGGTGACGGCGGTGGCGGCGGCCTGCGCCACGTCGGCGGAGGGCAGCACGAGGTACGGGTCGCTGCCGCCGAGTTCCAGCACGGTCTTCTTCACCTCGTCGCCCGCGGTTGCGGCGACGGAGCGGCCCGCCGGTTCGCTCCCGGTGAGCGTCGCGGCGGCGACGCGCGGGTCGCGCAGGACGCGCTCGACGGCGCCCGAGCCGATCAGCAGCGTGCGGAAGCAGCCGGCGGGGAAGCCCGCCCGGTGGAAGAGGTCCTCCAGGTACAGCGCGGTCTGCGGCACGTTCGACGCGTGCTTGAGCAGCCCGACGTTGCCCGCCATCAGCGCGGGGGCGGCGAAGCGCACCACCTGCCAGAGCGGGAAGTTCCACGGCATCACGGCGAGGACGACGCCGAGCGGCCGGTAGCGGACCAGCGCGCGGGAGGCACCGGAGTCGTGGACGTCGTCGGGGTCCGGGTGCTCGTCCGCGAGCAGCCCCTCGGCGCGGGCGGCGTACCAGCGCATCGCCTTGGCGCACTTGGCCGCCTCCGCGCGGGCGGCGGTGACGGGCTTGCCCATCTCCAGGGTCATGGTGCGGGCGATCGTGTCGCGGTCCTCGTCGAGGAGGTCGGCGGCCCGGTTCAGCCAGGCCGCGCGCTGTTCGAAGGGGGTGGTGCGGTACTGGCGGAAGGTCTCCGCGGCCGCGGTGATCCTGCGCTCGGTCTCCTCGTCCCCGAGGGCGTCGAAAGACCTGATCAGTTCGCCGTTCGCGGGGTTGACCGTCGCGATGGGCATGGCGGGGACCTCCTTGCATCGGTACTCCGACCGTGCCGCGCCACGCCCGTGGGCGCAACGCGGTCCGTTCCTCCCCCGCACGTACCCGGCCGACGCGGATCATGCGTGCGAGGGGGTGTCCCGTCACGAGCGGCAGGACATCCGCGGGGCAGGTTCCGCGTCGGGCCGGTGCGGGCCGCCCCGTACGGGGCGGGTCACACGAGCGACGCCAGGGGCGTGTCGCGGGCGGCGCGCACGCCGGGGAGCGGGGCGTACGGGAGCAGTCCCACCGTCCGGGGCGCCTCGGCGTAGCGGGTGAACCAGACCACCTTGCCGCCCGCGGTCCGGCAGGATCCCCAGCTGTCGCTCAGGGCCATCACCCGGCTCAGTCCGCCGCCGACCGGCAGCAGCCGGGGCATCCGGGCGCTGTCGTCCGCGACGGACACGGTCACGCGTCGTCCGGTCCAGCGGAGTTCGACGACACAGGTGTCGGCGTCACCGACGTGCCGACGGACGTTGGTCAGGAGCTCGTCCAGGGCCCGGCAGACCGGCCGGACGTGCAGGTCGAGACTCCAGTGACGCAAGTGCGCGGCGACGATCCGCCGCAGCCGGTAAACACGCTCTGCCGACACCTGCAGTTCGACCGAGCAGTGCCGGTCGAGTGGAACGGTCATCGTCGAGGCTCCTCATCACGAGGCCCACGCGCTCCCCGTCGTCCTTCTTCACCCCGTCGCACGAACGACCCCCGAACACGAAGCGTGAGCACTGATCACTTCTGGGTCACTCATCAGGGTGAGGCCGGTACGCCGGACGCGCAACAGCGGGCCCTTCCGTGCTGGTGGGAGCGTCGTGCGGTCACAGCAGGTAGGGCAGCAGGGTGTCGGGGGTGAGGGGCAGTTCGCGCAGCCGGGCTCCGGTGGCGTGGCGGACCGCGTTCCCGATGGCGGCGGCGGTGCCGACGATCCCGATCTCCCCGATGCCCTTGCTGCCCATCGGGTTGAGGTGGCGGTCGTCCTCCTCGATCCAGTGCGCCTGGATGTCGGCCGTGTCGGCGCAGACGGGCACGTGGTAGGTGGCGAGGTCCTTGGCGGTGAAGTCCCCGAAGACCGGGTCGATGCCGCAGCCCTCGGTGAGCGCCATGCCGATGCCCATGACCATGCCGCCGGTGAACTGGGAGCGCGCGGTGCGGTCGTTGAGGATGCGTCCGGCGGCGTACACCCCGAGGAGGCGGCGGACGCGTACCTCACCGGTGACGGCGTCGACGGCCGTCTCGGCGAAGTGGGCGCCGAAGGCGTGCCGGGCGTACGGGGACTCCTCGCCGGTCTCCTGTTCGGTGTCGGCGGTGGTGGTGATCCCCTCGGCCGGCAGCGCTCCGGTGTGCTCCGCGAGCCGCGCGGCGAGGGCGGCGGACGCCTTGTGCACGGCCCAGCCCCAGGAGGCGGTGCCGGAGGAGCCGCCGGCGAGCGGGGCGGTGGGCAGGTCGGTGGAGCCGATGTCGACGCGGACGGCCTCGGGGGCGACGCCGAGCGCGTCGGCGGCGATCTGGGCCAGCACGGTGCGCGCGCCGGTGCCGATGTCGGTCGCGTTGACCTGGACGCGCAGGGAGCCGTCCGGAGCGGCGTGGGCGCTCGCGGTGGACCGGGAGACGAGGACGGGGTACGTCGCGGAGGCCACGCCCGTACCGATGAGCCGGCGGCCTTCCCGGCGGGCGGCGGGCCGGGGATCGCGGTCGTACCAGCCGAACCGTGCCGCTCCCTCGCGCAGACAGGCGGCGAGGCCCCGGCTGCTGAAGGGACGGCCGCTGTCCGGCTCGGTCCCGGTGTCGTTGCGCAGCCGCAGCTCCACGGGGTCCAGGCCGAGGGCGGAGGCGAGTTCGTCCATGGCGGATTCGAGGGCGTACATCCCCGAAGCCTCCCCCGGAGCGCGCATCCAGGAGGGGCTGGGGACGTCGAGGGCGACCACCCGGTGGCCGGTGCGGCTGTTCGGCGAGGCGTACATGACGCGGGCGGGCACGGCGGCCTGTTCGACGAACTCCTTGACGGTGGAGGTCCGGGTGACGACCTCGTGGCTGACGGCGGTGAGCGTGCCGTCCAGGTCGGCGCCGAGCCGGACCCGCTGGATGGTGGGGGCCCGGTGGCCGACGACCTCCGCGAGCTGGGCGCGGGGGAAGGCGACCTTGACCGGGCGGCCGGTGTGCCGGGCGGCCATCGTGGCCAGGACCCCCTGCGGACGGGTGGTGCCCTTGGAGCCGAAGCCGCCGCCGACGTGCTCGGAGACGACGGTGATCCGGTCCGGGTCGAGGCCGAACGCCTGCGCCAGGCTCTCGCGGACCTTGGTGGCGCCCTGGCTGGAGTCGTGGACGGTGAGGTGGCCGTCCTCCCACACGGCGGTGGCGGCGTGCGGCTCCATCGGGTGGTTGTGCAGTGCGCTCATCCGGTACGTGGCGTCCACCTGGACGGGCGAGGCGGCCAGGGCCCGGTCCACGTCGCCGCGCACCCGCAGGGCGGGTTCGCCACCGTTGGCCTCGTCGGGCGTGTAGAGGCCGGGGTGGTTCTCGGTGAGGGTGACGTCGTGCGGGTCGCGTTCGTACTCGATGTGCAGGGCCCCCGCCCCGGTGCGGGCCGCTTCGAGGCTGTCGGCGATCACGAGGGCGATCGGCCAGCCGTGGTGCGGGACCCGGTCGTCCTGGAGCACGGCGAGGATCGGGTCGTCGGGCTCCCGGAGCTCGGGCGCGTTGTCGTGGGTGAGGACGGAGTGGACGCCCGGTACGGCGAGGGCGTCCACGGCCCGTACGGCGGTGACGCGTCCGGCCGCGACGGTGGCCGGGACCGTCCAGGCGTACAGGCACCCGGCGGGCGTGCGGTCCAGGGCGTAGCGGGCGGCTCCGGTGACCTTGTCCCGCGCCTCTCTGCGGACGACGGGCGCACCGGGGAACTGCGGGGCTTGCGTGGTCATGGCGATGGGTCCTCGGGGTCGTCGGGGGCCGGCGCGTCCGGCCGGTGGGGGCGGGCCGGTGGCGCGTTCAGCCGATGGGGGCGGGCTGCCGCTCGGTGAGGTCGCCCAGTACGTCGAGGGCGAGGCGGCGGGCCAGGTCCACCTTGAAGGCGTTGCCATCCAGAGGCCGCGCCTCGGCCAGTTCCGCGATCACGGCGTGCTGGAAGGCGGCGGGGGTGGCCGGCGCGCCGCGCAGCTCGGCCTCGGCCCTGCGGGCCCGCCACGGCCGGGGGGCGACGCCGCCGAACGCGAGCGTGGCGCTCTCCACGCGGCCGGACTCCACGCGGAGGGT
Proteins encoded in this window:
- a CDS encoding GH25 family lysozyme, with amino-acid sequence MIHGVDVSAYQPSYDTDGVDFVLIKSTEGRTYVNPRLDAQVKRARDAECVVGFYHFLWPGNVPEQVDFFLNRTPEKAGDLLAVDWEQTGGGTRASNAEKDRFIKAVKEERPDHRVLLYCNRAFWLNHDATDYAGDGLWIADYVSAGKPRIEADWRIHQYTDDPLDRNVADFDSVRALRDWAAG
- a CDS encoding endonuclease I family protein, producing MSRRLSFYARPLMAAAAAVTVLSGTAAAAPVDTPPDRRTTITAALDDTYYQDAVGKSGAELKAALHTIISDQTKLSYSQVWDALKATDEDPANPSNVILLYTGRSQSKNDNGGNSGQWNREHVWAKSHGDFGTATGPGTDVHHLRPTDVQVNSTRGNKDFDNGGSKLGDAPGNFTDGDSFEPRDEVKGDVARMILYMAVRYEGNDSFADLEPNDQVNNGSAPKMGRLSVLRQWSQEDPPDTFEKRRNDVIFERFQHNRNPFVDHPEWVGAIWR
- the glsA gene encoding glutaminase A, with the translated sequence MSAADAVTDSLHSLRDRFAPVREGKPADYIPQLALADPDAFGLALVSMDGHRYSAGEAEVPFTIQSVSKPFVYALALSTLGLDEVSRWVGAEPSGEAFNAISLEPGTGRPANAMVNAGAIVTTALIPDAPGEPAFDRVRHCLGRFAGHELDVDEQVFRSESATGDRNRALAYLIRSTGTLPVDPVLAVDRYFRQCAIRVTALDLATMAATLAYGGVNPVTRERVVSAEVAARVLAVMATCGMYDGSGDWLLRVGLPAKSGVSGGLIAVGPARFGVATYSPPLDATGGSVRGHAALEAMSRRYGLHLMLNPALPGSTVTLVTTADDLPSAPSGERERSLRERVGVVVAQGAIDFTAAERVLYALDESGPDGGPVVLDLRDVTSVDSVALAMLHTGLARLTADGRYAAVVDPKDLLGPIDAVRERTGQDLPHHATREDAVEDCARTLAGEG
- a CDS encoding D-2-hydroxyacid dehydrogenase family protein, whose translation is MKLRCAVIEDFQSVATTVVDWSPVKDDVEVVTFTEHLATVDEAAAALAGFDIVVTLRERVPFPAELFARLPRLRLLVASGMRNSVIDFDAARRHDVVVCGTASSSTPPVELTWALLLGLARGIVPEAEALRTGGPWQSTLGADLHGRTLGLLGLGKIGGRVARVGLAFGMEVLAWSQNLTRERADEVGARLASSRDELLAASDFVSVHLALGERTRGLIGAPELARMRPTAYLVNTSRAAIVDTDALLAALRDGVIAGAATDVFDTEPLPEGDPVRTAPGLLATPHLGYVSRANYETYYGQAVENIRAFLDGRPVRRLG
- a CDS encoding phosphoketolase codes for the protein MSDTPPPSAPTTLTDDDIAALDAHWRAANYLAVGQIYLMDNPLLTRPLVPEDIKPRLLGHWGTSPGLNLVHTHLNRVIKARDLSALCVWGPGHGGPAVLANSWLEGSYSATYPDVGRDAEGMGRLFQQFSFPGGVPSHVAPETPGSIHEGGELGYALAHAYGAAFDHPDLVVACVIGDGEAETGPLAASWHANKFLDPVHDGAVLPILHLNGYKIANPTVLARIPEGELDQLLRGYGHDPLFVTGDDPAAVHRALAAALDTALDRIDAYRRAAREDGVTERPRRPLIVLRTPKGWTGPKEVDGLPVENTWRSHQVPLSGVRDNPEHLRQLEVWMRSYRPEELFDADGRPTAPVLACVPEGEARLGSTPYANGGLLLRDLPLPDLADHAVRVEKPGADLHEPTKVLGGLLESVMAATAGRRDFRVVGPDETASNRLDALYRATGKAWQAGTLPTDEHLAHDGRVMEVLSEHLCQGWLEGYLLTGRHGLFSCYEAFAHIVDSMVNQHIKWLRTSRRLPWRRPIASLNYLLTSHVWRQDHNGFSHQDPGFVDHVLNKSPEVVRVYLPPDANTLLSVADHALRSRDYVNVIVAGKQPTFDWLTMDEARAHCARGAGAWEWAGTEDGDREPDVVLACAGDVPTQETLAAADLLRRRLPELAVRVVNVVDIARLMPDTEHPHGMPDSEYDALFTRERPVVFAYHGYPWLIHRLAYRRAGHAHLHVRGYKEEGTTTTPFDMVVRNDLDRYRLVMDVIDRVPGLGVRAVALRQEMADARTRHHAWIREHGTDLPEVAGWKWGG
- a CDS encoding ATP-binding protein gives rise to the protein MTVPLDRHCSVELQVSAERVYRLRRIVAAHLRHWSLDLHVRPVCRALDELLTNVRRHVGDADTCVVELRWTGRRVTVSVADDSARMPRLLPVGGGLSRVMALSDSWGSCRTAGGKVVWFTRYAEAPRTVGLLPYAPLPGVRAARDTPLASLV
- a CDS encoding xanthine dehydrogenase family protein molybdopterin-binding subunit, yielding MTTQAPQFPGAPVVRREARDKVTGAARYALDRTPAGCLYAWTVPATVAAGRVTAVRAVDALAVPGVHSVLTHDNAPELREPDDPILAVLQDDRVPHHGWPIALVIADSLEAARTGAGALHIEYERDPHDVTLTENHPGLYTPDEANGGEPALRVRGDVDRALAASPVQVDATYRMSALHNHPMEPHAATAVWEDGHLTVHDSSQGATKVRESLAQAFGLDPDRITVVSEHVGGGFGSKGTTRPQGVLATMAARHTGRPVKVAFPRAQLAEVVGHRAPTIQRVRLGADLDGTLTAVSHEVVTRTSTVKEFVEQAAVPARVMYASPNSRTGHRVVALDVPSPSWMRAPGEASGMYALESAMDELASALGLDPVELRLRNDTGTEPDSGRPFSSRGLAACLREGAARFGWYDRDPRPAARREGRRLIGTGVASATYPVLVSRSTASAHAAPDGSLRVQVNATDIGTGARTVLAQIAADALGVAPEAVRVDIGSTDLPTAPLAGGSSGTASWGWAVHKASAALAARLAEHTGALPAEGITTTADTEQETGEESPYARHAFGAHFAETAVDAVTGEVRVRRLLGVYAAGRILNDRTARSQFTGGMVMGIGMALTEGCGIDPVFGDFTAKDLATYHVPVCADTADIQAHWIEEDDRHLNPMGSKGIGEIGIVGTAAAIGNAVRHATGARLRELPLTPDTLLPYLL